In Methanocaldococcus sp., the genomic stretch CATTTTCATCTGCCTTTATCTTAACATCATAGAAAGGTCTTACATTTAATTTTATAAATTTAGGCTTAAAGTCTTCAACTATAAAAAAGCCCTTATCACATCCAGATTGTTGCAGAAATCTATTTCCATCCCATCTATATCTTATCTCATAATCTCCAAAATCCCATCTTTGCAATGAACCGGGATATGCAACAATTCCATATCCTTTATTTGTTTGCCACATCTTGTGTATATGTCCCATTGCATAATAGAGAAATTCGTCTGGTAAATCTTTAAGGCTTATTTCAAAGTAATCTCTCTGAGTTTCAAGATATAAATTGTCCATAATTTCCTTTATTCCTTGATGTAGCATTAATATTGCATCTCCATTTGGTTTGAAGTAATCACTTAAATTATTTCTCTCAAACCACGCGGCACTCATAAATTTCATTCCGTAAATTTCAATACTATTATTACCCTTCTCAAAAATGCCTTTAACGATTAATTTTCCATTAACATTTTCTGTAATTTGATATTCATTTTCCTTTTTTTTCTCACTGAATCCTATAAGATATATTAATCCCAAAGATTCAAGGAGATGATAAACAGAAATCTTCTTCTGAGTTCTGTCGTGATTTCCTTCTATAGCAAAAACTGGAATATCATTTTCTTTAGGTATTGATAATATATCTATAGCCTCTTTAATTGTTTGAGGACTTGGATTACTCCTGTGGAATAAATCCCCAGATATTAAGATAAAATCAACTTTTTCATCAACAGCCTTTTTTATAGCCGTTTCAAAGGCATTTTTAAATTCTTCAGATCTATAAGGTAATCTATATTGCTCAAATCCAAGATGCACATCTGCAATATGAGCAAATTTAAAGGTCATAATTTATCCCCTCATCATCATAAATTTTTTGAATTTCTTTCTCTTTTTTTTCTTCAACCTCTCTATTGAGCCATCTTGAAACAACTCCTATATCTTCACCACCGTAATCCCCACCCATAGATTTAAAGTTGTGTATTTTAACCAAAGCTGGAAGAGAAATTGCTTGACCAACTATTACTGCCTCACCCTTACCAAGAGAGGCAATATCTGAGAGTAAATCAGAACTCAGTTGCTCACTCGCTTTGAGAACATAATCCTGATCTTTTGGATTTACAATTCTTAAAATTATCTTCGTGTTTGTTTGACTTAAAACATCCTCATTTAGTTTATTTGGTCTTTGTGAAACTATTCCCAATCCTACTCCAAATTTTCTACCTTCTCTTGCAATTCTACTTAAAATTCTTACAGCATCGTTATTTTCTCCTTGTGGAGCAAAGATATGTGCCTCTTCTACAATAAGAAGGATTGGCTCAGCAAGGGCTTTACTCTTAGTTTCAATATCCTTCATAGTTTTTTCAAGTTCTTTTATTTCATTTTCAAGTTTTGAAGTTCTAACTACTCTACTTTCTCTCAATTCTTCTTTTATTCGTTCAAGTTTCTTTCTTGCTTTTTCATAATCTACCCTTGCCTCAAATATGGCATACAAAAGCTTACCAACAACAACCTTCATTTGGCTCTCATCTAAATGACCTAAATCAATGACATTGGCTTTACCTGGCTCAATTTGAGAGATTAAATCTTCACTTGTCAATAAAGTTCCATAGTTCCTTAGAAATCTTCTAATTCTTAGAACTACTCCTCTTAAAGTTTCAACTCTCTCTGCTTTGAGTTCCTCAGTAAAGTAATTCTTCTTTCCCTCATCCCAATATTCTGCTTTTTTATTCCTTATCCAATCGTTTATTTTTTCCATGAGTTTTTCAATAATCTCTCTTCCCCCAACATTTGGATTTTCATGTTTAACAGTTTCCCATGCCTTGGCTAAAAACTCTCTCTGAATTGTTGCATTTTTGGCAATTTCAATTAAATCAGCCAATTCTTCACTGTCCATTTCTTCTGGTTTTATTTTGGCTTCAATTATTTTCACATATTCTTTTCCAGTATTTGGAAGTTTTAACTTAATATAATCTCCATGAGGGTCAAGAACTACAACAGTCCCTCTAAGTTTTTCAACAATTTGACTAATCATCACAGATACAGTATTTGATTTTCCAGCCCCAGTAACAGCTAAAACTGCAAAATGTCTTGAAACGAGTTCATCAGCATTTAAATAAATTGGAACACTTTCTCTCAAAAGGAGATTTCCTATTTCTATATATCCAATTCCGGGATTGAATATTGCCTTTAAAATATCATCACTTAAACGATAAACCTTTCTACCATTAGGAATAGGCACTCTATTTGGCAAAACCTCAACTCTTTCTCCATTAATTTTAATTTTTCCAAGGATTCTTACAGTAGCTATGATTTCTTCATTGGATTCAATACTATCTCCATATTGTTCTAAATCTAATTGTAAAGCATAATATGTGCTTTTTCCTCCACTGAGAAGCCAGTTTATATTTTCAAGTTTTCTAATATTGCCAATAACCCATTCATCCTCTCTATTTTGAGCTACAACAAATTCTCCAAATCGTAATTCAGCGTCTGGATGAGCAGAAAATTTAAAATTTGTAACTGTTGCCTCTCCTTTGACTATACCAACAACATCCTCAATAATATTCATAAATATCACCTTTAACATACTTTAATATGCTCTAATATATATATAAATCTTTATCAAATAATAGATGAAAAGATTATAGCAAAATCAATTATAAGGGTGAAATTATGAGAGTAATTGGAATTATTGGATATAAAAATTCTGGAAAAACTTCATTGATTGAAGATATTTTAAAACATTCCAATGAAAAAATTGGAGTTATTAAACATACTGATAAGGATGTAGAGATTGATATGATAGGTAAAGATACATATAGATTTTTCACATCTGGAGCTAAAATAGCAGTTCTATCTACTCAAAATAAGACAGTTTTTTTTACTAAAAATATGAGTTTAGAAGACATTTTATCAAAGTTAGTAGATTATGGTTTAGATTTTGTTATTATTGAAGGTTTTAAAGAAGAGTTAAAAAGATTAAATATTCCAAAAATCGTTATGATAAAAGATAAAGAAGGTTCAGAGTTAATTGATGATCACACGGTAAAAGTTATTGAAGATTATAACTATAACATTGAGGAGATTCTAAAAATTATTAAAGAAAAGTCTATTATTCCCACAATGAACTTAAACTGTGGATATTGTGGATACAACTGTAAATCATTTGTTAAAGCTTTGGCAAAAGGAGAGGCAAAGTGGGATGACTGTATATTAAGTAAAGGAGTAAAAATAATAGTTGATGATAAAATAATTCCAACTGTGCCTTTTGTTTCTAAGATTATAGGTAAAACGATTAAAGCAATGGTTGAAACATTGAAAGGTGTAGAAAACCCAAAAAATATTAAGATTATTATAGACACTTCTAAGATAAAATAGATACCGAAATATTTAAATAATATCAATGTATTATAGTAAAGTTAGATAATAATTAAACATCGATATAAAAAAATATAAATTCAGTAATAATAATAAAAATATATATATTCTAAATTAAAAATAAATAATAAAATACTATTTTAAATTAAAATAAAGGTGAAAAAATGGAAGAAAAATATGAAAGAGCGGCAGAAATATTTAAGGCATTTGGAGACCCAACAAGGTTAATGATTTTAAAGTTGTTGGCAGACAATGGAAGCATGTGCGTCTGTAATATAATTAATGAGTTGAAAAAGCCACAGCCAACAATCTCCCACCACTTAAATATTTTAAAGAAGGCTGGGATAGTTAAAGCAAGAAAAGAAGGGACTTGGAACTTCTACTACATAGTAAATGATAGAGTTAAAGAGATAATTAAATTAGTAGATGAATTATAAATTTATCAATTTATTTCACTCTCTTTTTTATTTTTAAATTTTCCATCTATATATTAATAATAGTAATTTTTTTATAATTTTTTAAATTTAGTAGATGTTAGTATTTTCTATTTTTTGGTGAGACTATGGGAATTGAAGAAGAGATTAAAAAAATAGAAGAGGAGTTAAAAAGAACTCCTTATAATAAGGCTACTCAAAAACACATTGGTAGATTAAAGGCAAAATTGGCAAAATTAAGGGAGATGGCTCAAAGTAGAGGGGGAGGTGGAGGAGGGAAAGGATATGCTGTAAAAAAGAGTGGAGATGCTACTGCTGCATTTGTGGGATTTCCATCAGTTGGTAAATCTACACTATTAAATAAATTAACTAATGCTAAATCTGAGGTTGGAGAATATGCATTTACAACATTAACTATTGTTCCTGGTATCTTAGAATATAAAGGGGCTAAAATTCAACTTTTAGATGCTCCTGGTATTATTGTTGGAGCCTCATCAGGAAAAGGTAGAGGGACAGAAGTTCTATCTGCTGTTAGAAGTGCTGACTTAATATTATTGACTGTTGATATTTATACATTGGATCATCTTCCAGTTATTGAAAGAGAGTTGTATAATGTAGGGATTAGATTGGATCAAAAACCTCCAGATGTTAAAATTAAAGTTAAAGATAGAGGAGGAATTAATGTAAGTTCTACTGTTCCATTAACACATATTGATGAAGACACTATAGAGGCAATATTAAATGAATATAAAATACACAACGCAGATGTAGTTATAAGGGAAGACATAACTTTAGAGCAGTTCATAGATGTTGTTGCAGGAAATAGAGTATATATTCCCTCATTAGTAGTTGTCAATAAGATAGATTTAGCAGATGAGGAATATCTAAAATACATAAAAAAGAAATTGGAAGAGTTTGGAAAGGATTATGTTTTAGTTTCTGGAAATAAAAATATTAATTTAGATCTATTGAAAGAAAAGATTTATGAAAAGTTAGGATTTATAAAGATTTACTTAAAGCCACAAGGAAAAAAACCTGACTTTGATGAACCTTTAATTATGAGAAGAGGTGCTACAGTAAAAGATGTTTGTGAAAAACTACATAAGGATTTCGTTAGAAATTTCAGATATGCCCAAGTTTGGGGTAAGTCAGCAAAGCATCCTGGGCAGAGAGTGGGATTAGATCACAAATTAGAAGATGAAGATATTTTAACAATTGTTATAAAGAGATAATTTAAAAATTAAAGAGATGAAATTATGGAAATTGAAGGTTATGAAAAGATTATAAAGGCAGGAAAAATTGCTTCAAAAGTTAGAGATGAAGCAGTAAAATTAATAAAACCTGGCGTTAAGTTATTAGAGGTTGCAGAATTCGTTGAAAATAGAACTAAAGAATTGGGAGGAGAGCCAGCATTTCCATGTAATATATCAATTAATGATATAGCCGCACATTATACTCCAAAATTAAATGACTCTTTGGAGTTTAAAGATGAGGATGTTGTTAAGTTAGATTTAGGGGTTCATGTTGATGGATATATTGCAGATACAGCCATAACAGTAGATTTATCAAACTCATATAGAGATTTAGTAAAGGCTTCTGAAGATGCTTTATATACTGTTATTAAGGAGATAAATCCACCTATGAACATTGGAGTGATGGGAAAAATAATACAGGAAGTTATTGAAAGTTATGGATTTAAACCAATATCCAATCTATCTGGACATGTTATGTATAGATATGAATTACATACTGGAATTAATATTCCAAATGTTTATGAAAGAACTAATAAAGTTATTGATGTTGGAGATTTAGTGGCAATAGAACCATTTGCTACTAATGGTTTTGGTATGGTTAAAGATGGAGAGCCGGGGAATATATATAAATTTTTAGCTAAAAGACCTGTTAGATTACCCCAAGCAAGGAAACTCTTAGAAGTTATAGCAAAAAACTATGCTTATTTACCATTTGCTGAAAGATGGGTTATAAAAAATGAGCATGAGAGATTGGCGTTAAATTCATTAGTAAGATCTTCATGCCTATATAGTTATCCAATATTAAAAGAAAGAAAAAATGGCATAGTTAGTCAAGCAGAGCATACAATATTAATAACTGAAAATGAAATAGTAATAACAACAAGATAGTTTAATCTTTTATATTTTTAGAAACTCTTTTCATACTATTTTTATAAATTTTCATATTTTCATAATATTTACTCTCGAGACTTGATAATATCAAATCGTAAAAATTTTCTATTTTTTATTATAGTAATATTATAATTTTAAAATTTCTCATATTGTTATAATATTTTTTTAAAATTTTTATGATTTTGTAATATCCAGATCAAGATTTTCCCAGGGTTCGTTATTACTCTTAAAAAAGATGTAGATATATAAACCTATGAATTTAAGGTATAATAAAGGATATTTTGTCTTTCTTTTATGCCTAAAAATATTACAACTACATCAGAAAATTTAAATTTATAATATCTATTTGTAATACTATTTTTGAAAATTTTCATATATACATAATATTTATATATGGATCTTGATAATATCAAATCATAAAAAATTTTAAGTTTTTATTATGGCAATATTATGATTTTGATATTTCTCATATTACTATAATATTTTTTAGATATTTATATGATTTTATAATATTCAGATCAAGAATTTCCCGAGGGTCAGTATTACTTTTAAAAAGATGTAAATATAAAAATTTGTAAATATTTTATGTTATTAAAAAATAAAAAATTTAAATATTTTTATCCTCTTTGGGGCATGATTTTAAACGATTTTAAACTTGATTTGGCATCACCCTAATTTAGCAAAACCTACAATTTCCATCCCCTTTGGGGCATGATTTTAAACTAACTATAATCTCTAAATAGAAATCGTATGAAAAAGAAGATTTCCATCCCCTTTGGGGCATGATTTTAAACCATATTACCCCCCAATCAATTTTAAAAACTCAATCAGTATTTCCATCCCCTTTGGGGCATGATTTTAAACAGGGCACGATTTGAAGAGATAATTTTCTAAAATTACCTTATAATTCTCCTATAATAGGGGGTTATAGTTCGGAGGGTCAATTATCCCTGTTATTTATATACCTCCGAACTTATATATAAATTTTTCTATTTTGGTTTATTGTCTTTAAAATCCTTAAAATTTTTAATTTAAACCTAATTATCAGGGAAAATTGAAGATAAAAACAATTAAATAAAATCTCTAAAAAATCCCAATAATTTAGTAAAATTAAATATTCAAATTAATCAAAATAAAAGACCCTTCGAAATTTGATAAAAATTTTTAAAATCAAAAAATTTCAAATTAAAACCCTCTAAATTAAAAAATAAAAATTTTTAGCGAGGGAAGGTATTAAAGAAGAACAAGATAAGTTTTTTAAACTAATCCATATATAAAAAACAATTAATACAACAAACTATAATTAATAATTTCATCACATTGAGGTATTAAAAAAGTGTATCTACCCTTGGAAAACCGTGGCCTTCATCGAAGCCGTTGTGGCTACTCGGCACGGCCGCCTTGTGGGTAGATTGCCGAGGTGGTTTCATCCCCTGCGGAAGGTCGCCACCCGGGACATCTATTAATTTATAAAAAGAGGTATATATTTTTTACTATCGATTATTATTTTTCAAGCCAGCCAAAGTATTTCTCAATTATATACCATGCTCCCTGAGGAGGGATTAAACCAACCTCTGTAATTATTGCATCTATATACTTAGAGGGAGTTACATCAAATGCAGGATTCCTCACTTTAATTCCTTTATATTCATCTTCAAATACTACCACTTCCTTAGGATCTCTTTCTTCAATCTCTATTAACTCTCCTACTATAGTTTTTGGATGAAATTTGTAAGTTTCTGCGGCTGTTAAAAAAGGAACTCTACTTTCATTGGCAATTAATGCAATTTGAGAAGTTCCTATTTTATTTACAAGACAACCATTTGCTGTTATACCATCAGCCCCCACAATTACAATATCTATATCTCTCATAAAGTATCTAACTGCAGAATCGACTATTAATGTAACATCAATTCTATAATCATAGAGAGTTTTTGCTGTAATGTATCCTTGATTTCTTGGTCTTGTTTCTGTGCAAAAAACTTTAATATCTTTTCCTTCATCATACGCAGTTTTTATAACGCTTATTGCCGCCTCAGAATTGCAGTGAGTTAGTATTGTATATCCATCTTTTATTCTATTTGCCCCATACTTTCCTATTTTTTCAATAGCCTTTAATGAGGATTCTATAAACTCATCAGCCCTCTCTATAACTCTCTCCTTTGGATTATCTTCATTTAATCCTTTTAATACATATTTAACTGCATTTGGTAAAGAGACAGCAGTAGGTCTGGCAGAGATTAATAAATTTCCCGCCTCTTTCATTTTTTTTATAAATTCTTCTTCACTTAAATGAGAGATTTTTATAGCATATTCTTTTAAAGCCTTTGCCGCCGCTCTTCCAATTCTTCCAGCCCCTCTAATTTCCATATTTTTAATTTTTTCATAAGTTTCTTTTATAATGTCTTCACTCATTTTAAGCACCATAAATATTTTTATAGTTCATTATAACACTTCATAAGCAAAACAGCATCATATTCCAATAAAGGACTTTCACATATTACAGTTCCAGAGGTATTAAAATCTTTCAACGCCTTTAATGCATCCTTATAATTAAAATCAGATTCTTTTAAAGGTAGATGCCTTCTTTCCCCTCCCTTTCCATACTCTATTCCTGATAAATGGATATGCATATCCTTTATAGCGTTTTTTCCTAACATATTCTCAACTTTTTCAAGTATCTTATAAAAGGAATCATAGTTATTTATTCTTCCTCTACTTCTTGCATAAATATGGGCAAAGTCGATACATGGAAGAAGATTTAAGTCATAGCATAAATTTAAAGTTTCCTCAACATCTCCAAATTGAGATACTCTTCCAGAAGTTTCTGGTCTTAACATAATATTTAAATTTAATAATTCTAATTTTTCTAAAATTTTTTGAATGTTTGACTTTATTATATTATATGTGGTTTCTTTACTTTTCTTTAAGTAATATCCAGGATGAAAAACTAAATTTCTTCCACAGTTATTTAAAACCTTTGCAGTTTTTATAATTCTCTCAATACTATTTTTAATTTTATACTCTTCATTTGCATTGAGATTTATAAAGTGAGGAGCATGAGCAGAGAAAACAATATCTTTTCCATACTCTTTTAACTTTTTAGCATAGTCCTCTTTCATATAAACTCCTTTGACAAATTCCAATTCCATAGCTCCCAAATTTAACTTTCTTAAAACATCTATTCCTTTAAATTCATCCTCTGCAGATATAGGAACTCCTGCGGTGCCAAATATTAACATATTGTCCCCTTCAATATAATAAATGTGTAAATAAAATATTTTTTATTTATTTTTCTTCTATATTTTCATTTTCATCTTCTATCTTTTTTGGTGGAACTCTTGCAATCCATAGGGCTCCGCCCTATTGGGATACCCGGGATGCATTGCTTCGCTAACGCT encodes the following:
- the map gene encoding type II methionyl aminopeptidase, with the translated sequence MEIEGYEKIIKAGKIASKVRDEAVKLIKPGVKLLEVAEFVENRTKELGGEPAFPCNISINDIAAHYTPKLNDSLEFKDEDVVKLDLGVHVDGYIADTAITVDLSNSYRDLVKASEDALYTVIKEINPPMNIGVMGKIIQEVIESYGFKPISNLSGHVMYRYELHTGINIPNVYERTNKVIDVGDLVAIEPFATNGFGMVKDGEPGNIYKFLAKRPVRLPQARKLLEVIAKNYAYLPFAERWVIKNEHERLALNSLVRSSCLYSYPILKERKNGIVSQAEHTILITENEIVITTR
- a CDS encoding ribose 1,5-bisphosphate isomerase: MSEDIIKETYEKIKNMEIRGAGRIGRAAAKALKEYAIKISHLSEEEFIKKMKEAGNLLISARPTAVSLPNAVKYVLKGLNEDNPKERVIERADEFIESSLKAIEKIGKYGANRIKDGYTILTHCNSEAAISVIKTAYDEGKDIKVFCTETRPRNQGYITAKTLYDYRIDVTLIVDSAVRYFMRDIDIVIVGADGITANGCLVNKIGTSQIALIANESRVPFLTAAETYKFHPKTIVGELIEIEERDPKEVVVFEDEYKGIKVRNPAFDVTPSKYIDAIITEVGLIPPQGAWYIIEKYFGWLEK
- a CDS encoding GTP-binding protein, with amino-acid sequence MGIEEEIKKIEEELKRTPYNKATQKHIGRLKAKLAKLREMAQSRGGGGGGKGYAVKKSGDATAAFVGFPSVGKSTLLNKLTNAKSEVGEYAFTTLTIVPGILEYKGAKIQLLDAPGIIVGASSGKGRGTEVLSAVRSADLILLTVDIYTLDHLPVIERELYNVGIRLDQKPPDVKIKVKDRGGINVSSTVPLTHIDEDTIEAILNEYKIHNADVVIREDITLEQFIDVVAGNRVYIPSLVVVNKIDLADEEYLKYIKKKLEEFGKDYVLVSGNKNINLDLLKEKIYEKLGFIKIYLKPQGKKPDFDEPLIMRRGATVKDVCEKLHKDFVRNFRYAQVWGKSAKHPGQRVGLDHKLEDEDILTIVIKR
- the herA gene encoding DNA double-strand break repair helicase HerA; the encoded protein is MNIIEDVVGIVKGEATVTNFKFSAHPDAELRFGEFVVAQNREDEWVIGNIRKLENINWLLSGGKSTYYALQLDLEQYGDSIESNEEIIATVRILGKIKINGERVEVLPNRVPIPNGRKVYRLSDDILKAIFNPGIGYIEIGNLLLRESVPIYLNADELVSRHFAVLAVTGAGKSNTVSVMISQIVEKLRGTVVVLDPHGDYIKLKLPNTGKEYVKIIEAKIKPEEMDSEELADLIEIAKNATIQREFLAKAWETVKHENPNVGGREIIEKLMEKINDWIRNKKAEYWDEGKKNYFTEELKAERVETLRGVVLRIRRFLRNYGTLLTSEDLISQIEPGKANVIDLGHLDESQMKVVVGKLLYAIFEARVDYEKARKKLERIKEELRESRVVRTSKLENEIKELEKTMKDIETKSKALAEPILLIVEEAHIFAPQGENNDAVRILSRIAREGRKFGVGLGIVSQRPNKLNEDVLSQTNTKIILRIVNPKDQDYVLKASEQLSSDLLSDIASLGKGEAVIVGQAISLPALVKIHNFKSMGGDYGGEDIGVVSRWLNREVEEKKEKEIQKIYDDEGINYDL
- a CDS encoding TIM barrel protein; its protein translation is MLIFGTAGVPISAEDEFKGIDVLRKLNLGAMELEFVKGVYMKEDYAKKLKEYGKDIVFSAHAPHFINLNANEEYKIKNSIERIIKTAKVLNNCGRNLVFHPGYYLKKSKETTYNIIKSNIQKILEKLELLNLNIMLRPETSGRVSQFGDVEETLNLCYDLNLLPCIDFAHIYARSRGRINNYDSFYKILEKVENMLGKNAIKDMHIHLSGIEYGKGGERRHLPLKESDFNYKDALKALKDFNTSGTVICESPLLEYDAVLLMKCYNEL
- the mobB gene encoding molybdopterin-guanine dinucleotide biosynthesis protein B is translated as MRVIGIIGYKNSGKTSLIEDILKHSNEKIGVIKHTDKDVEIDMIGKDTYRFFTSGAKIAVLSTQNKTVFFTKNMSLEDILSKLVDYGLDFVIIEGFKEELKRLNIPKIVMIKDKEGSELIDDHTVKVIEDYNYNIEEILKIIKEKSIIPTMNLNCGYCGYNCKSFVKALAKGEAKWDDCILSKGVKIIVDDKIIPTVPFVSKIIGKTIKAMVETLKGVENPKNIKIIIDTSKIK
- the mre11 gene encoding DNA double-strand break repair protein Mre11: MTFKFAHIADVHLGFEQYRLPYRSEEFKNAFETAIKKAVDEKVDFILISGDLFHRSNPSPQTIKEAIDILSIPKENDIPVFAIEGNHDRTQKKISVYHLLESLGLIYLIGFSEKKKENEYQITENVNGKLIVKGIFEKGNNSIEIYGMKFMSAAWFERNNLSDYFKPNGDAILMLHQGIKEIMDNLYLETQRDYFEISLKDLPDEFLYYAMGHIHKMWQTNKGYGIVAYPGSLQRWDFGDYEIRYRWDGNRFLQQSGCDKGFFIVEDFKPKFIKLNVRPFYDVKIKADENVVKSELKRLVNYIPSEAFLRINIEWKKPFDVSFLHDIFKVKYLHIRTKFGKHRTISTKGTTASEFFTPIELKIIERVGEKDFEEFDDIINLILEELNRPINIEKEEEKTEKNENLQKTELKLEENIKVQKTEENIKKITPNKKYTLLDWLK
- a CDS encoding metalloregulator ArsR/SmtB family transcription factor, giving the protein MEEKYERAAEIFKAFGDPTRLMILKLLADNGSMCVCNIINELKKPQPTISHHLNILKKAGIVKARKEGTWNFYYIVNDRVKEIIKLVDEL